In Porites lutea chromosome 1, jaPorLute2.1, whole genome shotgun sequence, a single genomic region encodes these proteins:
- the LOC140938291 gene encoding uncharacterized protein produces the protein MRWNQDRSRAAVSTVKKREPPQSYSVLLRYVANQLSEEVFGKSLLPSFKGPNKYTGELLGVEYLYDQTGKVLQVIQGDATETDDIGGDANDEDSDDEGFDEALAFNDPTIAPQQFIIDQPARQSTTTP, from the exons ATGAGGTGGAACCAGGACCGCTCAAGAGCAGCAGTATCCACGGTGAAGAAGCGAGAACCACCTCAGTCCTACTCAGTCCTTCTCCGCTACGTGGCAAACCAGCTGAGTGAGGAAGTGTTTGGGAAGTCTTTACTACCGAGCTTTAAGGGACCCAATAAATACACTG GTGAACTACTGGGAGTGGAATACCTATATGATCAAACGGGAAAGGTCCTGCAGGTCATACAGGGTGACGCGACTGAGACTGACGACATCGGCGGTGATGCAAATGATGAGGACTCAGATGATGAAGGATTTGATGAGGCCCTTGCCTTTAACGATCCAACAATCGCTCCACAGCAGTTTATCATCGACCAGCCAGCCCGTCAATCTACCACAACACCCTGA